One part of the Vanessa tameamea isolate UH-Manoa-2023 chromosome 8, ilVanTame1 primary haplotype, whole genome shotgun sequence genome encodes these proteins:
- the LOC113400120 gene encoding glycine receptor subunit alpha-4-like isoform X4, whose protein sequence is MWTLFMPLLALLAQGDGVSFTPNKELLECASQILYIDQHAYQLPTNYSRNIPPGKNTTVYIGVNVNRVSGVDENREEITLDVFLQVSWEEMRLKVPPGRSYIDLPWEFRQLIWTPDLYIWQLQTMRILSVLQEMASLRLYANRTVSVSIGATITIKCEMDFVLYPLDVQNCAIDFSSYKYTREDVRFEWREVAPWFGLAGEQRREFRLPKYVVTFVTDKSEHSAARLQIKLSRELRGYLLESYLPSSLFVIISWGSFCVIPEIVPGRMVLLVTTLLSLVTMFDTVSTNSPDALELKCIEVWLISCTIFVFLALLEYFVVLFGIRYDKSWSRRRQDLRRAASAAQLAPPIHINHSQRLSTPVSGTPQGGVFSPQLSVEDEGLKQQFSHQTIQRLSSKERRLRRDNKVGCETRTVSKDSPILDTMPGDSSGSFLVRFAAMADRGVMFCGAQHGALDKFALMVFPICFTLFTIIYWTTYLSEAHRAMPD, encoded by the exons CCAGATCCTGTATATAGACCAACATGCATATCAACTTCCAACAAACTACAGTAGAAACATTCCACCTG GTAAAAACACGACAGTTTATATCGGAGTAAACGTCAACAGAGTATCTGGAGTCGATGAGAATAGAGAG GAGATCACACTAGACGTTTTCCTACAAGTATCATGGGAAGAGATGCGGTTAAAAGTCCCACCAGGGCGGTCATACATCGACCTGCCCTGGGAATTCCGACAGCTGATCTGGACCCCAGACCTATATATATGGCAGCTGCAGACCATGAGAATATTGTCGGTGTTACAGGAAATGGCATCGTTACGATTGTATGCCAACCGCACCGTCTCAGTCAGTATCGG TGCCACGATCACCATCAAATGTGAAATGGACTTCGTTCTCTACCCGTTAGATGTACAAAACTGCGCTATAGACTTCAGTAGCT acAAATACACGAGAGAAGACGTGCGGTTCGAGTGGCGTGAAGTGGCGCCTTGGTTTGGCTTGGCCGGGGAGCAGCGACGCGAGTTTCGTCTCCCCAAATACGTGGTCACATTTGTTACGGACAAAA GTGAGCATTCCGCGGCACGTTTGCAAATCAAGCTGTCTCGTGAACTGCGGGGCTACCTTCTAGAGAGCTATTTACCTTCCTCCCTCTTTGTCATCATATCTTGGGGCAGCTTCTGTGTCATACCGGAGATTGTACCGGGACGGATGGTGTTGCTAGTGACTACTTTGCTCTCATTGGTCACCATGTTTGATACTGTGAG CACGAATTCTCCCGATGCTCTGGAACTGAAATGCATTGAGGTTTGGCTGATCTCGTGCACGATATTCGTGTTCCTTGCGTTATTAGAATACTTTGTGGTGCTTTTTGGCATCCGCTATGACAAGAGTTGGAGTAGACGGCGACAAGACCTTCGGCGCGCCGCTTCCGCCGCGCAACTCGCGCCGCCCATACACATCAACCATTCACAG aggTTAAGTACACCAGTTAGTGGTACACCTCAAGGTGGTGTTTTCTCTCCGCAACTCAGTGTAGAAGATGAAGGTCTTAAGCAACAATTCTCTCATCAGACGATTCAGagg TTGTCATCTAAGGAGAGAAGGCTTCGAAGAGACAATAAAGTCGGATGTGAGACGAGAACAGTCAGTAAG GACTCGCCAATTTTGGACACGATGCCAGGTGACTCCTCTGGAAGTTTCTTAGTAAGGTTTGCTGCGATGGCTGATCGAGGCGTCATGTTCTGTGGCGCTCAACATGGGGCACTAGACAAGTTCGCCCTCATGGTATTCCCTATTTGTTTTACTCTTTTCACTATCATCTACTGGACCACTTATCTCAGTGAAGCACACCGAGCGATGCCCGACTAA
- the LOC113400120 gene encoding glycine receptor subunit alpha-4-like isoform X1 yields MWTLFMPLLALLAQGDGVSFTPNKELLECASQILYIDQHAYQLPTNYSRNIPPGKNTTVYIGVNVNRVSGVDENREEITLDVFLQVSWEEMRLKVPPGRSYIDLPWEFRQLIWTPDLYIWQLQTMRILSVLQEMASLRLYANRTVSVSIGATITIKCEMDFVLYPLDVQNCAIDFSSYKYTREDVRFEWREVAPWFGLAGEQRREFRLPKYVVTFVTDKSKHIRNFGEGEHSAARLQIKLSRELRGYLLESYLPSSLFVIISWGSFCVIPEIVPGRMVLLVTTLLSLVTMFDTVSIIGVIFSTNSPDALELKCIEVWLISCTIFVFLALLEYFVVLFGIRYDKSWSRRRQDLRRAASAAQLAPPIHINHSQRLSTPVSGTPQGGVFSPQLSVEDEGLKQQFSHQTIQRLSSKERRLRRDNKVGCETRTVSKDSPILDTMPGDSSGSFLVRFAAMADRGVMFCGAQHGALDKFALMVFPICFTLFTIIYWTTYLSEAHRAMPD; encoded by the exons CCAGATCCTGTATATAGACCAACATGCATATCAACTTCCAACAAACTACAGTAGAAACATTCCACCTG GTAAAAACACGACAGTTTATATCGGAGTAAACGTCAACAGAGTATCTGGAGTCGATGAGAATAGAGAG GAGATCACACTAGACGTTTTCCTACAAGTATCATGGGAAGAGATGCGGTTAAAAGTCCCACCAGGGCGGTCATACATCGACCTGCCCTGGGAATTCCGACAGCTGATCTGGACCCCAGACCTATATATATGGCAGCTGCAGACCATGAGAATATTGTCGGTGTTACAGGAAATGGCATCGTTACGATTGTATGCCAACCGCACCGTCTCAGTCAGTATCGG TGCCACGATCACCATCAAATGTGAAATGGACTTCGTTCTCTACCCGTTAGATGTACAAAACTGCGCTATAGACTTCAGTAGCT acAAATACACGAGAGAAGACGTGCGGTTCGAGTGGCGTGAAGTGGCGCCTTGGTTTGGCTTGGCCGGGGAGCAGCGACGCGAGTTTCGTCTCCCCAAATACGTGGTCACATTTGTTACGGACAAAAGTAAACATATTCGAAATTTTGGTGAag GTGAGCATTCCGCGGCACGTTTGCAAATCAAGCTGTCTCGTGAACTGCGGGGCTACCTTCTAGAGAGCTATTTACCTTCCTCCCTCTTTGTCATCATATCTTGGGGCAGCTTCTGTGTCATACCGGAGATTGTACCGGGACGGATGGTGTTGCTAGTGACTACTTTGCTCTCATTGGTCACCATGTTTGATACTGTGAG tattattggtGTCATTTTCAGCACGAATTCTCCCGATGCTCTGGAACTGAAATGCATTGAGGTTTGGCTGATCTCGTGCACGATATTCGTGTTCCTTGCGTTATTAGAATACTTTGTGGTGCTTTTTGGCATCCGCTATGACAAGAGTTGGAGTAGACGGCGACAAGACCTTCGGCGCGCCGCTTCCGCCGCGCAACTCGCGCCGCCCATACACATCAACCATTCACAG aggTTAAGTACACCAGTTAGTGGTACACCTCAAGGTGGTGTTTTCTCTCCGCAACTCAGTGTAGAAGATGAAGGTCTTAAGCAACAATTCTCTCATCAGACGATTCAGagg TTGTCATCTAAGGAGAGAAGGCTTCGAAGAGACAATAAAGTCGGATGTGAGACGAGAACAGTCAGTAAG GACTCGCCAATTTTGGACACGATGCCAGGTGACTCCTCTGGAAGTTTCTTAGTAAGGTTTGCTGCGATGGCTGATCGAGGCGTCATGTTCTGTGGCGCTCAACATGGGGCACTAGACAAGTTCGCCCTCATGGTATTCCCTATTTGTTTTACTCTTTTCACTATCATCTACTGGACCACTTATCTCAGTGAAGCACACCGAGCGATGCCCGACTAA
- the LOC113400120 gene encoding glycine receptor subunit alpha-4-like isoform X5, whose product MWTLFMPLLALLAQGDGVSFTPNKELLECASQILYIDQHAYQLPTNYSRNIPPGKNTTVYIGVNVNRVSGVDENREEITLDVFLQVSWEEMRLKVPPGRSYIDLPWEFRQLIWTPDLYIWQLQTMRILSVLQEMASLRLYANRTVSVSIGATITIKCEMDFVLYPLDVQNCAIDFSSYKYTREDVRFEWREVAPWFGLAGEQRREFRLPKYVVTFVTDKSKHIRNFGEGEHSAARLQIKLSRELRGYLLESYLPSSLFVIISWGSFCVIPEIVPGRMVLLVTTLLSLVTMFDTVSIIGVIFSTNSPDALELKCIEVWLISCTIFVFLALLEYFVVLFGIRYDKSWSRRRQDLRRAASAAQLAPPIHINHSQRLSTPVSGTPQGGVFSPQLSVEDEGLKQQFSHQTIQRDSPILDTMPGDSSGSFLVRFAAMADRGVMFCGAQHGALDKFALMVFPICFTLFTIIYWTTYLSEAHRAMPD is encoded by the exons CCAGATCCTGTATATAGACCAACATGCATATCAACTTCCAACAAACTACAGTAGAAACATTCCACCTG GTAAAAACACGACAGTTTATATCGGAGTAAACGTCAACAGAGTATCTGGAGTCGATGAGAATAGAGAG GAGATCACACTAGACGTTTTCCTACAAGTATCATGGGAAGAGATGCGGTTAAAAGTCCCACCAGGGCGGTCATACATCGACCTGCCCTGGGAATTCCGACAGCTGATCTGGACCCCAGACCTATATATATGGCAGCTGCAGACCATGAGAATATTGTCGGTGTTACAGGAAATGGCATCGTTACGATTGTATGCCAACCGCACCGTCTCAGTCAGTATCGG TGCCACGATCACCATCAAATGTGAAATGGACTTCGTTCTCTACCCGTTAGATGTACAAAACTGCGCTATAGACTTCAGTAGCT acAAATACACGAGAGAAGACGTGCGGTTCGAGTGGCGTGAAGTGGCGCCTTGGTTTGGCTTGGCCGGGGAGCAGCGACGCGAGTTTCGTCTCCCCAAATACGTGGTCACATTTGTTACGGACAAAAGTAAACATATTCGAAATTTTGGTGAag GTGAGCATTCCGCGGCACGTTTGCAAATCAAGCTGTCTCGTGAACTGCGGGGCTACCTTCTAGAGAGCTATTTACCTTCCTCCCTCTTTGTCATCATATCTTGGGGCAGCTTCTGTGTCATACCGGAGATTGTACCGGGACGGATGGTGTTGCTAGTGACTACTTTGCTCTCATTGGTCACCATGTTTGATACTGTGAG tattattggtGTCATTTTCAGCACGAATTCTCCCGATGCTCTGGAACTGAAATGCATTGAGGTTTGGCTGATCTCGTGCACGATATTCGTGTTCCTTGCGTTATTAGAATACTTTGTGGTGCTTTTTGGCATCCGCTATGACAAGAGTTGGAGTAGACGGCGACAAGACCTTCGGCGCGCCGCTTCCGCCGCGCAACTCGCGCCGCCCATACACATCAACCATTCACAG aggTTAAGTACACCAGTTAGTGGTACACCTCAAGGTGGTGTTTTCTCTCCGCAACTCAGTGTAGAAGATGAAGGTCTTAAGCAACAATTCTCTCATCAGACGATTCAGagg GACTCGCCAATTTTGGACACGATGCCAGGTGACTCCTCTGGAAGTTTCTTAGTAAGGTTTGCTGCGATGGCTGATCGAGGCGTCATGTTCTGTGGCGCTCAACATGGGGCACTAGACAAGTTCGCCCTCATGGTATTCCCTATTTGTTTTACTCTTTTCACTATCATCTACTGGACCACTTATCTCAGTGAAGCACACCGAGCGATGCCCGACTAA
- the LOC113400120 gene encoding glycine receptor subunit alpha-4-like isoform X6: MCKILYIDQHAYQLPTNYSRNIPPGKNTTVYIGVNVNRVSGVDENREEITLDVFLQVSWEEMRLKVPPGRSYIDLPWEFRQLIWTPDLYIWQLQTMRILSVLQEMASLRLYANRTVSVSIGATITIKCEMDFVLYPLDVQNCAIDFSSYKYTREDVRFEWREVAPWFGLAGEQRREFRLPKYVVTFVTDKSKHIRNFGEGEHSAARLQIKLSRELRGYLLESYLPSSLFVIISWGSFCVIPEIVPGRMVLLVTTLLSLVTMFDTVSIIGVIFSTNSPDALELKCIEVWLISCTIFVFLALLEYFVVLFGIRYDKSWSRRRQDLRRAASAAQLAPPIHINHSQRLSTPVSGTPQGGVFSPQLSVEDEGLKQQFSHQTIQRLSSKERRLRRDNKVGCETRTVSKDSPILDTMPGDSSGSFLVRFAAMADRGVMFCGAQHGALDKFALMVFPICFTLFTIIYWTTYLSEAHRAMPD; encoded by the exons ATCCTGTATATAGACCAACATGCATATCAACTTCCAACAAACTACAGTAGAAACATTCCACCTG GTAAAAACACGACAGTTTATATCGGAGTAAACGTCAACAGAGTATCTGGAGTCGATGAGAATAGAGAG GAGATCACACTAGACGTTTTCCTACAAGTATCATGGGAAGAGATGCGGTTAAAAGTCCCACCAGGGCGGTCATACATCGACCTGCCCTGGGAATTCCGACAGCTGATCTGGACCCCAGACCTATATATATGGCAGCTGCAGACCATGAGAATATTGTCGGTGTTACAGGAAATGGCATCGTTACGATTGTATGCCAACCGCACCGTCTCAGTCAGTATCGG TGCCACGATCACCATCAAATGTGAAATGGACTTCGTTCTCTACCCGTTAGATGTACAAAACTGCGCTATAGACTTCAGTAGCT acAAATACACGAGAGAAGACGTGCGGTTCGAGTGGCGTGAAGTGGCGCCTTGGTTTGGCTTGGCCGGGGAGCAGCGACGCGAGTTTCGTCTCCCCAAATACGTGGTCACATTTGTTACGGACAAAAGTAAACATATTCGAAATTTTGGTGAag GTGAGCATTCCGCGGCACGTTTGCAAATCAAGCTGTCTCGTGAACTGCGGGGCTACCTTCTAGAGAGCTATTTACCTTCCTCCCTCTTTGTCATCATATCTTGGGGCAGCTTCTGTGTCATACCGGAGATTGTACCGGGACGGATGGTGTTGCTAGTGACTACTTTGCTCTCATTGGTCACCATGTTTGATACTGTGAG tattattggtGTCATTTTCAGCACGAATTCTCCCGATGCTCTGGAACTGAAATGCATTGAGGTTTGGCTGATCTCGTGCACGATATTCGTGTTCCTTGCGTTATTAGAATACTTTGTGGTGCTTTTTGGCATCCGCTATGACAAGAGTTGGAGTAGACGGCGACAAGACCTTCGGCGCGCCGCTTCCGCCGCGCAACTCGCGCCGCCCATACACATCAACCATTCACAG aggTTAAGTACACCAGTTAGTGGTACACCTCAAGGTGGTGTTTTCTCTCCGCAACTCAGTGTAGAAGATGAAGGTCTTAAGCAACAATTCTCTCATCAGACGATTCAGagg TTGTCATCTAAGGAGAGAAGGCTTCGAAGAGACAATAAAGTCGGATGTGAGACGAGAACAGTCAGTAAG GACTCGCCAATTTTGGACACGATGCCAGGTGACTCCTCTGGAAGTTTCTTAGTAAGGTTTGCTGCGATGGCTGATCGAGGCGTCATGTTCTGTGGCGCTCAACATGGGGCACTAGACAAGTTCGCCCTCATGGTATTCCCTATTTGTTTTACTCTTTTCACTATCATCTACTGGACCACTTATCTCAGTGAAGCACACCGAGCGATGCCCGACTAA
- the LOC113400120 gene encoding glycine receptor subunit alpha-4-like isoform X7: MWTLFMPLLALLAQGDGVSFTPNKELLECASQILYIDQHAYQLPTNYSRNIPPGKNTTVYIGVNVNRVSGVDENREEITLDVFLQVSWEEMRLKVPPGRSYIDLPWEFRQLIWTPDLYIWQLQTMRILSVLQEMASLRLYANRTVSVSIGATITIKCEMDFVLYPLDVQNCAIDFSSYKYTREDVRFEWREVAPWFGLAGEQRREFRLPKYVVTFVTDKSKHIRNFGEGEHSAARLQIKLSRELRGYLLESYLPSSLFVIISWGSFCVIPEIVPGRMVLLVTTLLSLVTMFDTVSTNSPDALELKCIEVWLISCTIFVFLALLEYFVVLFGIRYDKSWSRRRQDLRRAASAAQLAPPIHINHSQRLSTPVSGTPQGGVFSPQLSVEDEGLKQQFSHQTIQRDSPILDTMPGDSSGSFLVRFAAMADRGVMFCGAQHGALDKFALMVFPICFTLFTIIYWTTYLSEAHRAMPD; the protein is encoded by the exons CCAGATCCTGTATATAGACCAACATGCATATCAACTTCCAACAAACTACAGTAGAAACATTCCACCTG GTAAAAACACGACAGTTTATATCGGAGTAAACGTCAACAGAGTATCTGGAGTCGATGAGAATAGAGAG GAGATCACACTAGACGTTTTCCTACAAGTATCATGGGAAGAGATGCGGTTAAAAGTCCCACCAGGGCGGTCATACATCGACCTGCCCTGGGAATTCCGACAGCTGATCTGGACCCCAGACCTATATATATGGCAGCTGCAGACCATGAGAATATTGTCGGTGTTACAGGAAATGGCATCGTTACGATTGTATGCCAACCGCACCGTCTCAGTCAGTATCGG TGCCACGATCACCATCAAATGTGAAATGGACTTCGTTCTCTACCCGTTAGATGTACAAAACTGCGCTATAGACTTCAGTAGCT acAAATACACGAGAGAAGACGTGCGGTTCGAGTGGCGTGAAGTGGCGCCTTGGTTTGGCTTGGCCGGGGAGCAGCGACGCGAGTTTCGTCTCCCCAAATACGTGGTCACATTTGTTACGGACAAAAGTAAACATATTCGAAATTTTGGTGAag GTGAGCATTCCGCGGCACGTTTGCAAATCAAGCTGTCTCGTGAACTGCGGGGCTACCTTCTAGAGAGCTATTTACCTTCCTCCCTCTTTGTCATCATATCTTGGGGCAGCTTCTGTGTCATACCGGAGATTGTACCGGGACGGATGGTGTTGCTAGTGACTACTTTGCTCTCATTGGTCACCATGTTTGATACTGTGAG CACGAATTCTCCCGATGCTCTGGAACTGAAATGCATTGAGGTTTGGCTGATCTCGTGCACGATATTCGTGTTCCTTGCGTTATTAGAATACTTTGTGGTGCTTTTTGGCATCCGCTATGACAAGAGTTGGAGTAGACGGCGACAAGACCTTCGGCGCGCCGCTTCCGCCGCGCAACTCGCGCCGCCCATACACATCAACCATTCACAG aggTTAAGTACACCAGTTAGTGGTACACCTCAAGGTGGTGTTTTCTCTCCGCAACTCAGTGTAGAAGATGAAGGTCTTAAGCAACAATTCTCTCATCAGACGATTCAGagg GACTCGCCAATTTTGGACACGATGCCAGGTGACTCCTCTGGAAGTTTCTTAGTAAGGTTTGCTGCGATGGCTGATCGAGGCGTCATGTTCTGTGGCGCTCAACATGGGGCACTAGACAAGTTCGCCCTCATGGTATTCCCTATTTGTTTTACTCTTTTCACTATCATCTACTGGACCACTTATCTCAGTGAAGCACACCGAGCGATGCCCGACTAA
- the LOC113400120 gene encoding glycine receptor subunit alpha-4-like isoform X2 codes for MWTLFMPLLALLAQGDGVSFTPNKELLECASQILYIDQHAYQLPTNYSRNIPPGKNTTVYIGVNVNRVSGVDENREEITLDVFLQVSWEEMRLKVPPGRSYIDLPWEFRQLIWTPDLYIWQLQTMRILSVLQEMASLRLYANRTVSVSIGATITIKCEMDFVLYPLDVQNCAIDFSSYKYTREDVRFEWREVAPWFGLAGEQRREFRLPKYVVTFVTDKSKHIRNFGEGEHSAARLQIKLSRELRGYLLESYLPSSLFVIISWGSFCVIPEIVPGRMVLLVTTLLSLVTMFDTVSTNSPDALELKCIEVWLISCTIFVFLALLEYFVVLFGIRYDKSWSRRRQDLRRAASAAQLAPPIHINHSQRLSTPVSGTPQGGVFSPQLSVEDEGLKQQFSHQTIQRLSSKERRLRRDNKVGCETRTVSKDSPILDTMPGDSSGSFLVRFAAMADRGVMFCGAQHGALDKFALMVFPICFTLFTIIYWTTYLSEAHRAMPD; via the exons CCAGATCCTGTATATAGACCAACATGCATATCAACTTCCAACAAACTACAGTAGAAACATTCCACCTG GTAAAAACACGACAGTTTATATCGGAGTAAACGTCAACAGAGTATCTGGAGTCGATGAGAATAGAGAG GAGATCACACTAGACGTTTTCCTACAAGTATCATGGGAAGAGATGCGGTTAAAAGTCCCACCAGGGCGGTCATACATCGACCTGCCCTGGGAATTCCGACAGCTGATCTGGACCCCAGACCTATATATATGGCAGCTGCAGACCATGAGAATATTGTCGGTGTTACAGGAAATGGCATCGTTACGATTGTATGCCAACCGCACCGTCTCAGTCAGTATCGG TGCCACGATCACCATCAAATGTGAAATGGACTTCGTTCTCTACCCGTTAGATGTACAAAACTGCGCTATAGACTTCAGTAGCT acAAATACACGAGAGAAGACGTGCGGTTCGAGTGGCGTGAAGTGGCGCCTTGGTTTGGCTTGGCCGGGGAGCAGCGACGCGAGTTTCGTCTCCCCAAATACGTGGTCACATTTGTTACGGACAAAAGTAAACATATTCGAAATTTTGGTGAag GTGAGCATTCCGCGGCACGTTTGCAAATCAAGCTGTCTCGTGAACTGCGGGGCTACCTTCTAGAGAGCTATTTACCTTCCTCCCTCTTTGTCATCATATCTTGGGGCAGCTTCTGTGTCATACCGGAGATTGTACCGGGACGGATGGTGTTGCTAGTGACTACTTTGCTCTCATTGGTCACCATGTTTGATACTGTGAG CACGAATTCTCCCGATGCTCTGGAACTGAAATGCATTGAGGTTTGGCTGATCTCGTGCACGATATTCGTGTTCCTTGCGTTATTAGAATACTTTGTGGTGCTTTTTGGCATCCGCTATGACAAGAGTTGGAGTAGACGGCGACAAGACCTTCGGCGCGCCGCTTCCGCCGCGCAACTCGCGCCGCCCATACACATCAACCATTCACAG aggTTAAGTACACCAGTTAGTGGTACACCTCAAGGTGGTGTTTTCTCTCCGCAACTCAGTGTAGAAGATGAAGGTCTTAAGCAACAATTCTCTCATCAGACGATTCAGagg TTGTCATCTAAGGAGAGAAGGCTTCGAAGAGACAATAAAGTCGGATGTGAGACGAGAACAGTCAGTAAG GACTCGCCAATTTTGGACACGATGCCAGGTGACTCCTCTGGAAGTTTCTTAGTAAGGTTTGCTGCGATGGCTGATCGAGGCGTCATGTTCTGTGGCGCTCAACATGGGGCACTAGACAAGTTCGCCCTCATGGTATTCCCTATTTGTTTTACTCTTTTCACTATCATCTACTGGACCACTTATCTCAGTGAAGCACACCGAGCGATGCCCGACTAA
- the LOC113400120 gene encoding glycine receptor subunit alpha-4-like isoform X3 has protein sequence MWTLFMPLLALLAQGDGVSFTPNKELLECASQILYIDQHAYQLPTNYSRNIPPGKNTTVYIGVNVNRVSGVDENREEITLDVFLQVSWEEMRLKVPPGRSYIDLPWEFRQLIWTPDLYIWQLQTMRILSVLQEMASLRLYANRTVSVSIGATITIKCEMDFVLYPLDVQNCAIDFSSYKYTREDVRFEWREVAPWFGLAGEQRREFRLPKYVVTFVTDKSEHSAARLQIKLSRELRGYLLESYLPSSLFVIISWGSFCVIPEIVPGRMVLLVTTLLSLVTMFDTVSIIGVIFSTNSPDALELKCIEVWLISCTIFVFLALLEYFVVLFGIRYDKSWSRRRQDLRRAASAAQLAPPIHINHSQRLSTPVSGTPQGGVFSPQLSVEDEGLKQQFSHQTIQRLSSKERRLRRDNKVGCETRTVSKDSPILDTMPGDSSGSFLVRFAAMADRGVMFCGAQHGALDKFALMVFPICFTLFTIIYWTTYLSEAHRAMPD, from the exons CCAGATCCTGTATATAGACCAACATGCATATCAACTTCCAACAAACTACAGTAGAAACATTCCACCTG GTAAAAACACGACAGTTTATATCGGAGTAAACGTCAACAGAGTATCTGGAGTCGATGAGAATAGAGAG GAGATCACACTAGACGTTTTCCTACAAGTATCATGGGAAGAGATGCGGTTAAAAGTCCCACCAGGGCGGTCATACATCGACCTGCCCTGGGAATTCCGACAGCTGATCTGGACCCCAGACCTATATATATGGCAGCTGCAGACCATGAGAATATTGTCGGTGTTACAGGAAATGGCATCGTTACGATTGTATGCCAACCGCACCGTCTCAGTCAGTATCGG TGCCACGATCACCATCAAATGTGAAATGGACTTCGTTCTCTACCCGTTAGATGTACAAAACTGCGCTATAGACTTCAGTAGCT acAAATACACGAGAGAAGACGTGCGGTTCGAGTGGCGTGAAGTGGCGCCTTGGTTTGGCTTGGCCGGGGAGCAGCGACGCGAGTTTCGTCTCCCCAAATACGTGGTCACATTTGTTACGGACAAAA GTGAGCATTCCGCGGCACGTTTGCAAATCAAGCTGTCTCGTGAACTGCGGGGCTACCTTCTAGAGAGCTATTTACCTTCCTCCCTCTTTGTCATCATATCTTGGGGCAGCTTCTGTGTCATACCGGAGATTGTACCGGGACGGATGGTGTTGCTAGTGACTACTTTGCTCTCATTGGTCACCATGTTTGATACTGTGAG tattattggtGTCATTTTCAGCACGAATTCTCCCGATGCTCTGGAACTGAAATGCATTGAGGTTTGGCTGATCTCGTGCACGATATTCGTGTTCCTTGCGTTATTAGAATACTTTGTGGTGCTTTTTGGCATCCGCTATGACAAGAGTTGGAGTAGACGGCGACAAGACCTTCGGCGCGCCGCTTCCGCCGCGCAACTCGCGCCGCCCATACACATCAACCATTCACAG aggTTAAGTACACCAGTTAGTGGTACACCTCAAGGTGGTGTTTTCTCTCCGCAACTCAGTGTAGAAGATGAAGGTCTTAAGCAACAATTCTCTCATCAGACGATTCAGagg TTGTCATCTAAGGAGAGAAGGCTTCGAAGAGACAATAAAGTCGGATGTGAGACGAGAACAGTCAGTAAG GACTCGCCAATTTTGGACACGATGCCAGGTGACTCCTCTGGAAGTTTCTTAGTAAGGTTTGCTGCGATGGCTGATCGAGGCGTCATGTTCTGTGGCGCTCAACATGGGGCACTAGACAAGTTCGCCCTCATGGTATTCCCTATTTGTTTTACTCTTTTCACTATCATCTACTGGACCACTTATCTCAGTGAAGCACACCGAGCGATGCCCGACTAA